GCCTATGTGCCGGGGTAGGCGAAGAATTGCTATTTCGTGGCTGGTTGATGCCTGCGATCGCGGGTCTGCTGCACGGCGATGCTGTGTCACTCCTACCGAGCAACACCGAGTCGGTGCGTCCGTGGTGGGCCTTCGGTGGATATGCGGCAGAGGTTTTTGCCTCCCTGCCCGCCAATGCTAGCAGCATTCGTGAAAGTGCCGCGTTGACCTGGTCGGGATTTTCCGCGTGGTGGACCAATTCCATCGGCTGGGAACTGACCCTGGGCTGGATCGCTTCATCGATCGCGTTCGGTTTCGTTCATCCGATCAGCAAATTGTACGTGGTCGTGACCGGAATCATGGGGCTGTATTTTGGGGCCCTGCTGATCCTCACGGGTAACTTGCTGATACCTATCGTCGCCCACGCCCTCTACGACGCAATCCAGCTGTGGGCTGCCTCGGCAGAAGCGCAGTCGGAACAACGCTCCATCAAACAAACCGCCTAAGGCGAAATTGAGCTGCCGATCGGTGGCGCCGGCTCGATGGTCGACGCATTCATTTCAACCGCCATTGTGCAGGCGGGTAAGTGCCGATCGAAATGGGTGTTACCGAGCGAGAGAGCGACTTGACCGAATCTTTGTGACATTCCTTTCGGGTAGTTCCCTATCAAAGAAGTGAGATGATGCAGCGGCATCGGCCGCCCATCAGCCTTTTCTTCTTTCATGCCCGCGGAGAAACACGATGTCCATGTCCTTTTTGAAGACGTCCGTAGTTTTGGCTGCCGGACTATTGTCGACAGCTCTGATTGGCGGTGACGCAGCAGCCCAATGCGGCGGCCGCGGTGGTGGTGGTGGAATGCCAACAGGTAGTCCAACGACACTTGCCACCACCTCGCCGTACTCGCAAAATTCGCTCGCCTCGTCAAGTTATCCACCATCCAATCTGAAGGCGATGCAGTACCAGCAACGCGCCCTGGCAGCTCAACAGCAAGTGGCGAGCATGCTGTATCAGAATGCTCAGCTCGAGCGGATGGCGATGATGCAACGTGAGGCCCAAGCCCGACCGTATCGCTTAGCGCGCGCGGAAGCCAATCGCGCCGCTCGCGCTGAGCGGATTGCCGCGCGGCTTCGCCAGCAAGGTCGATCGTCCGCCGCCTATACACTGGCGTCTACTTATGTCGACTGAAAACGCGGCAATCGCAAACCGCGATGAGGAGCCCGCTCGAAGAGCTTACCACCTGAACGTGGTCAAACAGCAGATCGACGAGGCCCCCTCGTGGTTAGTCAGCTTGATCGTCCATGTAGTTCTGTTGCTTACGTTGGCATTGATGTCGGCCGCACCGGGGGTCGTAGGCCGCATCGAGTTAACATTGCAACAGGATGTCGACGAATCGACGAGCGACCTGGCGGAGTTCTCGATCGAGCCCATTGAACTAGAACGTCCTCCCTCCAATGAATTGACGGAATCCGAAGTGGAACTGGAGACGCTGGCGTTTGCCCCACAAGTCGAACTGGTATCCGTCGTTCCTCGACTCGAAACACTTGATCATTGGCATCCGCATGTGGAGATAAAATTTGCTGAGCCGACGGTGAGTAATATGTTTCGTGGTCGCACTGGAGCGATGAAACAAAAACTGCTCAAGGAGGCCGGAGGTACCGCGACAACCGAGGACGCGGTGTTGATGGGACTGGAGTGGCTCCGGCACAACCAGCTCAGCGATGGCAGCTGGAGTCTCCGAGGCCCTTATGCCGACGGCGCCCGCAATGAAAACCGGGTCGGTGCGACCGCGATGGCCATGCTGGCATTCATGGGCTCTGGCAGTACCCATCGAGGTGGCAAATATCAAAAGGAACTCTGGCGGGCGGTGCGATGGCTGGTCCAGAAGCAAGACAGTCAAGGTTTCATGGCCCTTGATGCGGCACCGCATGAAAGGATGTACGCGCAAGCCCAAGGGATGATTGCGTTGTGCGAACTCTACGCCATGACCGGGGATTCATGGATTCGCCCCTACGCACAGTCAGCAGTGGACTTCGCCGCTAAATCGCAATCGCCCACGGGTGGTTGGCGGTACCAACCCCGATTCGATAGTGATACATCCGTGACAGGCTGGTTCGTGGTTGGACTCAAAAGCGGTGAGGCAGCCGGCCTGGAAGTTGATCGTTACGTCTGGCCCAAAGTCGAGACGTATTTGGACTCCGTCAGCGCCAATCGCCAAAACGACTACTACGCCGTCGGCTATTCCTACAAGGTCGGCGACGCGCGATCACCCTCGATGACGGCCGAGGGGTTGCTGTGTCGCCAATACATGGGATGGCGTCGCAATGCTCCGGCAATGGGCCACGGGCTGAACACCCTCGCTGCAAATCATCCGATTGATGTTGGACAACCCGATGTCTATTACTGGTACTACGCGACCCAAGCTTTGCATCATTTCGGTGGTCCATTGTGGACTCAGTGGAATGAGCAATTGAAAGTTGTCCTTCCCGCCCGCCAGATCATCCGCGGCAAAGAGCGTGGCAGTTGGCCACCTCACAACGATGCGTGGGGCCGCCATGCTGGCCGGCTCTACACGACATGCTTCTCGATTTACTGCCTCGAAGTCTACTACAGGCACATGCCCATCTATAACCACGTCCCCGCCGGATCTACGGTCGGCACCTAAACCTCCGATCGTGTCCTGGCTCGCCCCGGCAGCGATGTTTGAAAGCAGGTCTTTTTTCAACTGTGAACGTTTCATCCCAACGGTGCCTTCAGAACTGGATGCTGTCGCACAGCGTGCTCGCCCCGTTTGTCTCCCCGAGCCAGTCTTTTGTCAGTCTGAGCGATGAGGACGTCGCGGCCATCCAGTCACTGTATAGCGCTGCCCCCAGCGAGCCGACCACGGCCTTCGACCATTCAGCAGATACTACCGACGGCCAGCATGATCGCTCGATTGAGCGCCGTCGATAACGCCCTCGGCAGGTATTTTGAGCTGGATGATGCGATCCGCGGCACATCTCCACTGGTTTTTCTTCAGAACACGCGGCGGATCTTGATCTCGCTCGCAACTTATTAGGTACGCAACCAATTCTCCACAGGGACTCCCCATGGTCGCCACTGACTCATCCAGCGCTCCACCTTTGGCTAGTTCGCCAGATCCAACATCCGGTTCGAACCATGCCGGTTTTGCCAGTCTGCTAGCTCAAGCGAGGGCCGGAAACCGTGACGCGCTCGGCGAGCTCCTCCAGTGGTACGCCAACTACCTGACGATTCTGGCCAGCACCCAACTCGACCGTCGGCTTCGCCGCCGCTTGAACCCCTCTGATATTGTCCAAGAAGCGATGATGGCGGCCCACCAGGACTTCGGCGACTTCCGCGGCACCAGCCAAGGCGAACTGCTGTGCTGGCTACGGACGATCCTCATTCACACACTGCATCGCAGCTTCAAGAGAAACGTCACTGTCGAAAAGCGAGATATCCGCCGTGAGGTCTCACTGGATTCCGTCAGCAACCGGCTTGAAGAGTCTGCGGGCAACTTAGCCGCCATATTGCCCGCCAACAGTCCGTCGCCCAGCGCGCCCATGCAAGCTCGTGAACGCGCCGTCGCGTTGGCGGATCAACTCAGTGAGCTGAAGCCCCACTACCGTGAAGTGATCGTCCTACGGGTACTGCAGGGTCTCTCGTTTGATGAGATTGCTCAACGTATGGACCGCAACTGTGGTGCAGTCCGCATGCTCTGGCTGCGTGCACTGGAGAGTTTTAAAAACAAATAGTGTCCGAACACCTGCTCGTCAGCGTCCACTTAAATTCATTTCATTGACCCTATTGAGTCCAAAATCCACCCGTGAGGGTCGGCCGAAAACGAGAGAGCGATGGTTGCATTGAACAGTTCCAGCATAGCATTGAGCGCAGGTGATCCGTCCTTAATCGATGGGTTGAACGCAGACCAACAGTCTTGTTTGACCGAGTTGCTTGACCGGTATCTCGTTGGGTTGGAAAACGGCGAGCGGCTCGACGCGGAGCTCATCAATCGTGAGAACCCGGACCTCGCCGAGGTGTTCACGAGCTATCTGGAGAAACTCGACGCACTCTACGGCGTGTCGGTCGGCTTCCACGATTTCCAAAACGACGAACATGACGCCGCCGGCTCCAGCGTCAAGATGACGCTCGGCGACTTTACGATCCATCGCGAAATTGGTCGTGGCGGCATGGGCGTGGTCTATGAAGCCAACCAAGTTTCGCTTGATCGGAAAGTTGCCATCAAGCTATTGCCGCTGGCGTCACTGTTGGATTCGCGTCAAATCTCGCGCTTTAAGAACGAAGCCCACGCTGCGGGCCTGTTGCAGCATCCTAGCATCGTTCCCATTCACAGTGTCGGCAGTGATCGCGGTGTGCACTACTATGCGATGCAATTCATCGACGGCGTGTCAATGGACGAGTGGTGTGCAAACGAGCGTTCCGCTGTCGCGGCGGAACGACATGCCCGCCTGACTGACAGCACTCCGTCCCAGTGGCGAACGACGATTCAGTGGGCCATCGAGATCGCCGGCGCGCTACACAATGCACATGAGAATGGCGTCATCCATCGCGACGTCAAACCATCCAATCTGATGCTCGATCGGTGTGGCAAAATCTGGATCACCGATTTCGGTCTGGCCCGCTGTCAATCCGAGGTTTCGCTAACTCAATCAGGCGACGTTATTGGTACGATGCGTTACATGAGCCCCGAGCAAGCGCGGGGTCAATCTGCGCTCATTGATGGTCGCGCCGATGTGTACTCGCTCGCGGTGACGCTGTATGAAATGCTGACGTTGCATCCCGCCCACGATGGCGCAGACGCACCTTCCATTTTGCAGATGATCGACCAACACGACGTCACGCCGCTGCGCCAACTGCGTCCTGACTTACCGCGTGATCTCGAAACGGTTATTTCCAAGGCCATGGCGAAATCACGCGAAGGACGGTATGAGACGGCGGCTGCATTTGCCGACGACCTCGGCCGCGTGTTGGCGGCCGAGCCCACCCTCGCTCGCCCCGCCAATCTCGGCGACCGCGTGGGTCGACTGGCTGCCAAGCATCGCAGCGTGGTGTTGACCGGCGCCGTAATTGTTGCGTTCGGTTTTGTTGGCTCCGCTGTCGCGACTGCAAAATTAGCAGTGGCAAAACAAGTTTCTGACGCGAATGCCGCCAGAGCCCTCAGTGGCGAAATGCTTGCTCGCGACGCCGTCGACCGACTGGGTTCCCAAATGGCCGAACTCCTGTCAGGCATCCCCGCCGCCGATTCCGTACGCCGACAACTTTTAATCGAAACGCTCGACTATTACGAACGATTCGCTGCCGACGTCAGGAACGATCCCACCCTGCGTGCGGACCTCGCGATCACGCTCGGCAAGTCGGGATCCTTGCAATCTGAGCTTGGTGACAACGACAAAGCCATCGACTCGCTCGGTCGCAGCGAATCGATATATCGACAGCTTGCTCACGAAACTCCCGGAGACGATGCGCTTCTTCTAGAGTGGTCAACCAGCCAAAACAATCTTGCCGAGACGCTCGTCCGAGGCGGCAAGCTCGAAGACGCCGCACGCTACTACGCCCGCGCGATCACGACACAGAAAAGCGTAGCCGAACACTCTGCGGCCAAGGCGTTCTCCCGCCACGCAGTGCCTGCCGCCAAGGCCAATCTCGCGTTGGCAACAACACTCAACAACCTGGGCCTGTTGTTATCGCAAACCGGTGCTGTCGAACAATCGGAAAAAGCATACCTCGAAGCAATTGAACTGCTCGAAAACCAACAAATCATCCCTGAGACAACCCACCAAATCTCGGTCGCCGAACATCCTGCCGCCATCCAACTCGCCACTGTGCGGGCCAATCTCAGTGGGCTATTAACGCCGACATCACCCGAGAGGGCGATTGAGTACGCCCGCGAAGCACTCTCGGGCCAACTCGACGCCCTCGAAGCCGACAGGGGCAACGCGAAACTGGCAACGCAGACCATCGTGACACTCAATACTCTGGGCGCCGCCCAATCCGCGGCCAAGCAAAATGCGTCCGCCATCGAAACGTTCCGTCAAGCGATTGTGGTCGGCGATCAGTTGCTCGCACGATGGCCCGACCAAGCTACCTACCAACGTGACATGGTGCTCAGTTTAAATCACCTGGGGCTTTCGTTGTCCAAGACAGGTCAGTTGAGCGAAGCCAGCGACGCGTTTGAGAAAGCACTCGATTACGGTCGGCCGCTCGCGGCCAGGTTTGTCACCGACGCCGAAACTCGCAGCATGGTCGGCGGTGTGCTGAACAATCTCGGCTTCCTTCGCCAACAACTCGGAGACCGTAACGCCGCCGCCGCTGCCTACGATGAAGCCATCCAGCATCAATCTGCTGCGGTGAGGCTGGCTCCTGAAGTCAACCGCTATCGCGAATACCTGAGAAAACACAAAGACAACTATCAAACCGTCGCCTTCCAATCAGCGACCCATCGGAGAACCGCATCATGACCGATCACGACGCTTCCCGTATCTTGTTGCTAGAACAACTGGAGTCTCGCTGCATGCTAGCAAGCGGCGTGCTTCTGTTCTCAGCAAGCAACGACCTTAATGAAGGGCCCGCGCAGGAAACCCTGCAGAGCAATCGCGAGCAGTCATCGAACCGTGACAGCGACGCCTCACGTTCCTCCCGCAACAATCTCGATACTCCCCGTCGCGGCGAACCCGATCGGGGGCCCACGAGTGCAGGGTTGCATGACGATCAGTTTGCGAGCAATCCATCTGGGTTAACCCCACCTCCGCAATCAAGTCGGCCAGGGAACAACGTTCCCGACAGCGGCAGCAACAGCAGCGGGTTGCCCCCGAGTCCGCAGCCTCCCGAGACTCCGAGCGTCGAATCACCCAGCAATCGACCAGACGTTTCGACGCCGCCTGGTCAGGCAACGCTCGATCGGGATGACAGCAAGACCGGCGATGCGGCGGTCCTAATCCAACGCGTACCAGACGTCACCGACACCATCCGATCGACTGGCGATGAATCCACCGTGAATTGGACAACGGACAATACCACGTCGAACCCAGGGACCAACAATCAGAAACCAGCGACCGGGGCCGCTGGGGATCCACAACGCGGCGCTGCTCCCGGTGGCGTAATCGAAACACTGCCACTGCTGCGCCACAGCGTGATGGCCCCGGAGGACCGCGACGCGGACGAGCCCTGGGAGATGGATAGCCAATCGCTGCGACAACTTCGCAGCGTTACCGGCAGCGGCCATGACGACAATAACGCGGCCGACCCCGAGAGCATCGATTCCGCAATTGCGTCTTGGTTCGGGGGCACGACTGGTTTGATCGACAACATTCAGGGCGGACATGAGCTTCCTGGGGTCATTGATAACCTCACCCCGTCGATCGTCGACGTCGTTCTCGATGCCACCATTGGGCTACACCGATCGGTCGGCTTGATCGCAGCGGCCGAAACGAGCAGCGATCCCACGCAGATCCGCGACGCCATCCTGGCGGCGATCGCTAGCGAACAACCGGTCCTTTCTGAAGGGATCGGTGGCCCCACGCAGTCCCGCTATTCAGGTCTCGCGTACCCCGGCGCCGCGATCATCGCAGGCACCCTGGCACTCGCCACCCATCGCCGCAAGACCGCCAATCTCCTATCGTCCCGCTAAGGGTCTGACTCACATCTTGGGGCCGCATGCTGTTGTGCGTAGTCCCGCCGAAAAAACAGATCGGTGGTCCAATCCATGGCGACTCGAATCTTCCGTCCCCAACCCGGCATGATGCCCAGGTAAACGCCTCGCCATAGCATCCATGCGATTAACCCTGTCAGATGCATCCCGAAGACGTTCGCAATCGCTTGTCGCCCACCCAGCGGCGCCATGGTGCCTTTATTGTGATAGTCCAGCGGTTTCGTCGGTGCACCTTGTAACACCGCAGCGAGATTCGTAGCCGCCTGACGGCCCTCACGCAGCGCATGTTGCGCGGTGGGCGGGTAGGGGTTGCCGTCTCCATCGGGATTCGAAGCGCAATCCCCGACGCCCCACACGTTGTCATGCCCCTGGACCCGCAAATCGCGATCACATTGCAGGTACCCACGCGGGTTCGTGGGCAACCCGGAGTCCCTGAGCAGTGCTGGCGGGGCGACACCTGCGGACCAGATTACGGTGTGCGAATTCACTTTCTCGCCGCTCTTGAGCATGAATGAAGTCTCTGAAATCTCGGCGACGCTCTCATTCAACCGGATATCGACGCCATCGCGCCGCAAGACTTTACTCGCCTTCTCCGACATTGCCTCATCCAGTGCATCAAGTATCCGACCAGATCGTTGCAGCAACATCACGCGAATATCCGTCTCGCGGACATTCGGATAGTTTCGAATTGCCTCTTTCAGGAATGCGTTGAACTCGCCGGCAGCCTCCACACCGGTGTATCCGGCGCCGACGATGGCGAACGTTAACCAACTCTGACGATGGGCGTGATCGGGAGCCAGGTTGGCCATTTCCAGCATTCCGATGGCGCGATCTCTTAACACCGTTGCATCGGCGAGCGTTTTCAGCCCGAAGGCAAACTCATGAACGCCTGGGACGTCCGGCATGCTCGTCACGCTGCCCAGCGACATCACTAGATGGTCAAACGGCAGCACAACATGACTTCCAAACTCCGGTTGAGTCGTCACCGTTTTGCCAGCGATATCGATCGAACTGATACGGGCCATTACAAATCGGCTTGTGCGGAGAAAACCTCGTAGCGGGACGACGACGTGCCTGGCTTCCAACGCAGAAGTGGCTGCCTCCACGAGCATGGGAGTGAACACAAAATAGTTTTGCTCGTTCACCAGAGTGATTTCAACATCCACTCCGCGTAGGGATTTCTCGAGTTGTTTGACACAATAGGCACCGGCGAATCCGCCACCGAGCACGACAATTCGGGTTGGATGAGTATTCATATATCGTTTTCAACCGTTCCGATGCACCGGACAATATGGATTGGCGTCACAACCAAAGACGGAAATTAAAAGTTTAATCGCGCCGTCAACCCTCCAGTGTAGCCGTTGCGTGTGGCCATGAGAGCTAGCGTCCTTACCAGAGGTGCCAGTTGCCTGTGGACATGACATAAATCCCCAACAACAGATTGGTAACCATGTGCGCAGTGATGCAGTCCCAGATGTTGCCGGTGCGTAACATCAGCCAACTGACCATTGAGAACCACGCCATCGCGGCGAACAGCTCGCCAGGGTGCATGAGCATCGGGAACACGGTCCCGGTAATCAACGCCGGCCAGCCCAACTGACTCAACGGCAAGGTGTTCCACCGATCAGGGTCTTCGACATAGCGGATGAGGAAGCCTCGCAAAAACATCTCCTCTGCCACCGCAATCACCACGGCCAGCCCGAAGAACCGCACCGCGAGGAAGGCGTAAGCTAACACCGGGCTGTGCTGGAGAGCTGCGAGCGGGTTGTATGCGACGCGTTCCCCTCGGTCAGCCAACCAACCGAATCCGAGCATCTGTTCGATATCCAGGGCATCAATCCCGATCCATATGATCACTCCCATCACGCCCACTCCAATCGCGGCGGGACTCAACCGCATTGGGAAGACGCGATATGCAGGCCAGACCAGGACCAGGGCAATGATAGTGAGTAAGATTTTGACCGTGTACACAACCGGATAAAGTTCGACGCCAACCAAGCCAAAGAGAGTCGCCCCAGATCGCTCCGTCGCTTCGAGCGTCCCAACCAACATAAACACCACCAGCGGAAGCACGAACGCCACCCACGGATGCTGCTCGAGCAGATGCTCTCGGGAGGAGGTCGCAGTGGGCGGCTCGTGGGACGTCTCAGACAGCGAGTTCATAAAAATGATCGGGGCAGCGCAGAACGAAAAATGGGACAGTAACAGCTTTCACGACGAAATCTTAACGACGTAGTTGGTATCTTCCCATCGATCATCGGCACTCCAGTGAAATGTGAACACGCACTCCTGGCCGCCGAGTAAGTCTTCAATCGGCAGGTCGATGAAGTGAAGTCCAAACGCAGCGTTCGTGAGCTCCGAGTCGTGACGCGTTGCCCACTGATCCGTAGTCCAGTGAACCCGGCCGCGATGCTCGCAAATGAGTCGCAATCGCTTGCCCGCTGAAATTCGGATGGGCTGGTGTGCGAAGGTCCACACTTCCAGGTGATTCTCGGGTTGGTTGATCGAGTAGCGGCGGTAGACTGGCTCGATACGATCATAGCACCTCTCGTCCTTTTGACTCCGCACGAGGGAGATGAATTCGGCATGCGCCCAGCACAGCGGCATGGCTGAGCCAGCTGGTTTACCAAAATACATGCCTCGTTGAGGGATATCGTCGGTATCCCACAACTGCTCGGCAAACAGTCCACTGCCACTGGCGAATCCCTTCATCGCTTCGATGTAACGAGTTACATCGCGACCGCAAGCGAGTTCATAATGTCCCCGTTCGCCAGTCAGAAGTGGCCATACACGGCCCTCACCGGTCCCATTGAAAGCGCTGCCATCGGTGTGCTGTCCGTAGCCATCATGATTGTACCGTCGCCAGCATGGGCCTTGCGGCAATTCGCGTTTGAGCATGGCATCGACCACCGCCACCGAGTCGACGATGACTGGGTCATCCCACCGCCGGATCCCCAATCGCACGAGCTGCAGGAACCCCGCATCGACAACGTTCCGCGCCGGAAACTCCCCACCACCGTTGGCAATATTGATCGTCGCGATGTTCGGATTGGGTTCCACTGGTCCCGATTGGGGTGCCTCGGGAGTAATGCGAATGTAATGCCGTGGCTTGCCGGGGACGAGCTCGCCGCAGTTGGTCACTGTCCAACCTTCCAATGACGCGACCATCCAATCGGCATAGTCGAGCAGAAAGCGGGTATCCTCATTATCGGTTGCCTCTGCCCTCTCCGAGCGAACCAGATCGGCAGCGCAAACGATTGCTGAAATGATGATCGCCAGCGTGGATGGTGAGTAGCCGGAGTTCTCCTCCCAGCGTTCCTGAGCCGTCACGGGTCCGTGCAACAAGAGGAAACGCATCGCTCGACGCACCATCGGCATGGGATCGAAGTTCTGCAATGCATTGGCGTCTTGCAGCCGCCACGCCAACAGTACTGGAGCAGCAACTTCGTCAAGTTGCACGCCCTCCCAATACGGCGATCCATCGATTCTGCTGTTTTGGGGCATGCCACCATCTTCGCCCTGCACACACGCTAGCCAAACGAGTGATCGCAACGGCAAATCGGTTTCTCCGCTCGCGAGCAGTGCAGTCGTCGTTTGCACCATGTCACGTGCCCAGACGAGATGATACCCGCCGGAGTCGCTATCATCCTTGGTCTCGCCCCACGGGATGCTCATCGACGCCACGGTGGCTCCGGCGAACTCCTTGTCTTCATGAGCTAATAGCACATGCTGGCTCAATTGGACCAACGCCTGAGTGTCGGGATCATGCGAAAGCTCAGGGAGGGGAACCCGCTTCCACTGTTCGATGAACTTGGTTCGCTGCTGGGCGAAAGGAATGGCAAAGGCCTGCAATAGAGACGTCGCAGCACTTTGACGACTATCACCGAGACTGACGCCGATGGTGAACTCCCTTCCTCGGGACAGATCCACCTCACCCATCATTGCCACATTGCCACCGGCGGCTTCCTCGTATTGCCAGTCCATTTGGAAATTATCCTGCAGGTCATTCCAACCATCACTGGCACCAACAAATCCAACGCTGCGGCGAACAAACTCGGTATTGACCCCGAGTACCAAATGCACCTGTTCGCGTTCGGCATGCAACAGGCGGCTGCCACCGACCTCGCATGTCCTAGCCGTATTGTTTCCACCGGTATCCTTCACGTGCGGGGCGAGCAAAACGTAGACCTTCAACTTGTCAGCTAGCGTCGCATCGAGAATCTCCATCTTCACCGACACCAGAACCACGTCGGAGTGAGGCTCTCCAATGACCTCCTTGATAATCCGGTAGCGTTGATCGGGGGCTGTGTTGGTCTGTCGATAGAGCAAAGCCTGTGGGTCGGGGCGTTCACTGGAATGAATTAAGTCGCACTTTTCTTCATGCACAAATGTCTCACCGTCGGAGATCAATAATTGCAAATCACGCGTGTTCGGCGAATCCACGTGTGGGTAGTATATTTCGTTGACGATCCCATGGCTCAACGTGAACCAAACTCGAGATCCGGTGCTGTAGGCGGTGCCGATGCCCTCTTTGGCGCTGGACGTCCAACGTGGAGCGATGCCGGGAGCACCGGGAGCTTGGGAGATTGTCATTGGAATGGGTTCATGGAGGACGGGGGTGGCGAAGCGTGTGTACCAATTCGGGATGCATGCGTTGTACCAGTATATCCCCGGTGGCATGCTTTCGCCTCGATCCGATCGGCTCGCGAAAGGTGGGCGCATCATCGAGATTCGCCGGAGCGGAAACGCGCGCTCCCGCCGCCGACCTCGTCACAACCGCAGCGATCGATGTGTTGAGGCCGTACCCGATCGTAACGTTGCCGAGAACGCATATTTTCTAGCCACACCGAACAATCACTAACCACATGGGATCATTCAACAGCGTCGATCTCCTGCTAATTGCGTTTGGCACTGTGTGTGCGTTAGGATTACCCACGCTGAATTCGGCACGAAAGTGCATCTCCCTATTTCCCTGAAAGGTATCCGCCAATGTCATTCAATATCATCGAACACGCTGAAGGTAAAATCATCGAGGTTCAGCTGAGCGGAAAACTATCCAAAGAGGCCTACGAAGCCTTCGTGCCCGCGACCGAGGCTCGGATCAAAGAGTTCGGCAAGGTCCGCATGCTTGTCGTACTGCACGACTTCCATGGGTGGGAAGCCGGAGCCTTGTGGGAAGACATTAAGTTTGATGTCAAGCACCACAGCCACATCGAACGACTGGCCATCGTGGGTGAGTCCAAGTGGGAGAAAGGCATGTCCACATTCTGCAAGCCGTTCACGTCTGCTAAAATCGAGTACTTCGATATTGCAGACCTGGAAGCCGCTCGACAGTGGATCCATGCAGACATGTCCAACGCCTCCTGATCGGGCAGCCGAAGGAAGCGCGCCGACCTCTCGGTAGCAGCCGTCGATCGGCAAGGAACCCCGCCCGTCGGATTCCACCTCGCCGTCGCGGCCTGACAGTAAAGGCCGCGTTCGAGTCGAACGCAGCGACGCCCACGCACTTCCACTGAGACCATCCCGATAGGCCCTGCCATGAACCACTTTGAAAACTCAAAGATCCTCGCGCCCTACGATTTCTCAAAGTTCTCCCTCGAAGCCGTCGAGACGGCGATGAAGATCGCCGGCAAGAACGAGAATGTCACGGTGTTGCACGTCGTGGACCCTGTGCCGCTCTACGGATATTCCGGGGACACGGGATTGGGCATGGCTGGAGGTGCGGACTGGGGGTTGCCAGAGATCGGTCTGGCGGCCCAAATCGATGACGACCATGTGCATCGTGCACTCAAGACGATGCAAGCGGAATTCAATAATGCCCGTCACCAGGGCCTCAATTACGACACTGTCGTCAATGACCCAACCCATGGAATTACCGAGTACGCTGAACAAAACGCGTTTG
This genomic window from Allorhodopirellula heiligendammensis contains:
- a CDS encoding serine/threonine-protein kinase, giving the protein MVALNSSSIALSAGDPSLIDGLNADQQSCLTELLDRYLVGLENGERLDAELINRENPDLAEVFTSYLEKLDALYGVSVGFHDFQNDEHDAAGSSVKMTLGDFTIHREIGRGGMGVVYEANQVSLDRKVAIKLLPLASLLDSRQISRFKNEAHAAGLLQHPSIVPIHSVGSDRGVHYYAMQFIDGVSMDEWCANERSAVAAERHARLTDSTPSQWRTTIQWAIEIAGALHNAHENGVIHRDVKPSNLMLDRCGKIWITDFGLARCQSEVSLTQSGDVIGTMRYMSPEQARGQSALIDGRADVYSLAVTLYEMLTLHPAHDGADAPSILQMIDQHDVTPLRQLRPDLPRDLETVISKAMAKSREGRYETAAAFADDLGRVLAAEPTLARPANLGDRVGRLAAKHRSVVLTGAVIVAFGFVGSAVATAKLAVAKQVSDANAARALSGEMLARDAVDRLGSQMAELLSGIPAADSVRRQLLIETLDYYERFAADVRNDPTLRADLAITLGKSGSLQSELGDNDKAIDSLGRSESIYRQLAHETPGDDALLLEWSTSQNNLAETLVRGGKLEDAARYYARAITTQKSVAEHSAAKAFSRHAVPAAKANLALATTLNNLGLLLSQTGAVEQSEKAYLEAIELLENQQIIPETTHQISVAEHPAAIQLATVRANLSGLLTPTSPERAIEYAREALSGQLDALEADRGNAKLATQTIVTLNTLGAAQSAAKQNASAIETFRQAIVVGDQLLARWPDQATYQRDMVLSLNHLGLSLSKTGQLSEASDAFEKALDYGRPLAARFVTDAETRSMVGGVLNNLGFLRQQLGDRNAAAAAYDEAIQHQSAAVRLAPEVNRYREYLRKHKDNYQTVAFQSATHRRTAS
- a CDS encoding NAD(P)/FAD-dependent oxidoreductase translates to MNTHPTRIVVLGGGFAGAYCVKQLEKSLRGVDVEITLVNEQNYFVFTPMLVEAATSALEARHVVVPLRGFLRTSRFVMARISSIDIAGKTVTTQPEFGSHVVLPFDHLVMSLGSVTSMPDVPGVHEFAFGLKTLADATVLRDRAIGMLEMANLAPDHAHRQSWLTFAIVGAGYTGVEAAGEFNAFLKEAIRNYPNVRETDIRVMLLQRSGRILDALDEAMSEKASKVLRRDGVDIRLNESVAEISETSFMLKSGEKVNSHTVIWSAGVAPPALLRDSGLPTNPRGYLQCDRDLRVQGHDNVWGVGDCASNPDGDGNPYPPTAQHALREGRQAATNLAAVLQGAPTKPLDYHNKGTMAPLGGRQAIANVFGMHLTGLIAWMLWRGVYLGIMPGWGRKIRVAMDWTTDLFFRRDYAQQHAAPRCESDP
- a CDS encoding prenyltransferase/squalene oxidase repeat-containing protein; the protein is MSTENAAIANRDEEPARRAYHLNVVKQQIDEAPSWLVSLIVHVVLLLTLALMSAAPGVVGRIELTLQQDVDESTSDLAEFSIEPIELERPPSNELTESEVELETLAFAPQVELVSVVPRLETLDHWHPHVEIKFAEPTVSNMFRGRTGAMKQKLLKEAGGTATTEDAVLMGLEWLRHNQLSDGSWSLRGPYADGARNENRVGATAMAMLAFMGSGSTHRGGKYQKELWRAVRWLVQKQDSQGFMALDAAPHERMYAQAQGMIALCELYAMTGDSWIRPYAQSAVDFAAKSQSPTGGWRYQPRFDSDTSVTGWFVVGLKSGEAAGLEVDRYVWPKVETYLDSVSANRQNDYYAVGYSYKVGDARSPSMTAEGLLCRQYMGWRRNAPAMGHGLNTLAANHPIDVGQPDVYYWYYATQALHHFGGPLWTQWNEQLKVVLPARQIIRGKERGSWPPHNDAWGRHAGRLYTTCFSIYCLEVYYRHMPIYNHVPAGSTVGT
- a CDS encoding sigma-70 family RNA polymerase sigma factor; this encodes MVATDSSSAPPLASSPDPTSGSNHAGFASLLAQARAGNRDALGELLQWYANYLTILASTQLDRRLRRRLNPSDIVQEAMMAAHQDFGDFRGTSQGELLCWLRTILIHTLHRSFKRNVTVEKRDIRREVSLDSVSNRLEESAGNLAAILPANSPSPSAPMQARERAVALADQLSELKPHYREVIVLRVLQGLSFDEIAQRMDRNCGAVRMLWLRALESFKNK
- a CDS encoding CPBP family intramembrane glutamic endopeptidase, giving the protein MPDSESDEEPQTADSLFQTAVVVEAGLGLLAVVLGYLFGPDPRQWIPVLDEVPSLAGGLGLGILATFPLLLLMAIIRRINHPAVQELDQLAEHPMMSVMLKMGPLELLAISLCAGVGEELLFRGWLMPAIAGLLHGDAVSLLPSNTESVRPWWAFGGYAAEVFASLPANASSIRESAALTWSGFSAWWTNSIGWELTLGWIASSIAFGFVHPISKLYVVVTGIMGLYFGALLILTGNLLIPIVAHALYDAIQLWAASAEAQSEQRSIKQTA